The following are encoded in a window of Phaseolus vulgaris cultivar G19833 chromosome 3, P. vulgaris v2.0, whole genome shotgun sequence genomic DNA:
- the LOC137805507 gene encoding secreted RxLR effector protein 161-like has translation MSHVPYSNAIGSLMYAMVCTRPDLAYAVSIVGRFMHNPGKAHWEAVKWILRYLKGSPDLGLVFDQHRADPGGAVGYVDADYGGDLDWRRSLSASIFTLCGSAISWYSSLQAIAVLSTTEAEYIAATEGDIIVEKIHTTENPADMLTKPLPSAKFDYCLNLAGIIHT, from the exons atgtcacatgtcccgtattcaaatgcaattggaagtcTCATGTATGCAATGGTATGTACTAGACCTGATTTAGCTTATGCTGTTAGCATTGTTGGTAGGTTCATGCATAATCCAGGCAAGGCACACTGGGAAGCCGTCAAATGGATACTTCGTTATCTGAAAGGTTCTCCAGATCTTGGTTTGGTATTTGATCAACATAGAGCCGATCCCGGAGGAGCAGTTGGCTATGTTGATGCTGACTATGGTGGTGATTTAGATTGGAGAAGGTCACTTTCAGCTTCAATCTTTACCCTATGTGGGTCTGCTATCAGCTGGTATTCTTCACTTCAAGCCATTGCGGTTTTGTCCACCACTGAAGCAGAATATATTGCTGCTACAGAAG gagatataattgttgaaaaaattcatacaaCCGAAAATCCTGCAGACATGTTGACCAAGCCACTTCCATCGGCTAAGTTCGATTATTGCCTGAACTTAGCTGGTATTATCCATACTTAA